A portion of the Drosophila sechellia strain sech25 chromosome 2R, ASM438219v1, whole genome shotgun sequence genome contains these proteins:
- the LOC6608665 gene encoding extracellular superoxide dismutase [Cu-Zn]: MMQYLVVSLALCATICSAAQTRNMPIQAIAYLIGPVQSDNTQVKGNVTFTQNDCGQNVHVRVQLEGLKEGKHGFHVHEKGDLTNGCLSMGGHYNPDKVDHGGPDHEVRHVGDLGNLEANSTGIIDITYTDQVITLTGKLGIIGRGVVVHELEDDLGLGNHTDSKKTGNAGGRIACGVIGVNSDVDEWPCRDGGAGALRYSFSILTVIVAFIMARSLD; the protein is encoded by the exons ATGATGCAATATCTTGTTGTTAGCCTGGCACTTTGCGCCACAATTTGCTCTGCTGCTCAGACG CGCAATATGCCCATTCAAGCCATTGCCTATCTGATCGGACCCGTGCAATCGGATAATACCCAGGTCAAGGGCAACGTGACCTTTACGCAGAACGACTGTGGTCAGAATGTCCATGTGCGCGTCCAGCTGGAGGGATTGAAGGAGGGCAAGCACGGCTTCCACGTCCACGAGAAGGGAGATCTGACCAATGGATGCCTCAGCATGGGTGGTCACTATAACCCCGATAAG GTTGATCACGGTGGCCCCGATCACGAGGTGCGTCATGTTGGCGATCTGGGCAACCTGGAGGCCAACTCCACGGGCATTATCGACATCACATACACGGATCAGGTGATCACCCTAACTGGCAAGCTGGGCATCATTGGCAGGGGAGTTGTGGTCCACGAACTGGAGGATGATCTCGGTCTGGGCAACCATACGGATTCCAAGAAGACCGGCAATGCAGGCGGCCGCATTG CCTGTGGTGTTATTGGCGTCAA CTCGGATGTGGACGAGTGGCCATGTCGCGATGGCGGCGCCGGCGCCCTGCGCTACTCCTTCTCCATCCTGACCGTCATCGTGGCCTTCATCATGGCCCGCAGCCTTGACTAA
- the LOC6608666 gene encoding uncharacterized protein LOC6608666 produces the protein MDTGSVVSEPISAHHRAFAKQKSASMTILNPKGCGSAVKYSLHSTAETNQETASTTTTSTHCSTTGRRRKGGSLGGTLSSRSTRSESKELRSALQDREAVIQNLRIQLCLGKLPRPTGPPLDESEKPAAEQKLNRLKTEAENKRIKIKNLKSALEKLDITDNIDIRIRQAELEYALGREELQMLSIVEEARALQARLEKSKPEAQTLYNIISSGVSLSLHAVHATSGRWAVQQRTDQPGFYVEWALEGDGLYKGDRILEINGRLVTGKSKEELQKQVGNSGKCQMVVLRKKSVPIPQKQLDQEKENNMRLQHRISYLEEQVRELQTVKEHHPSHQQQQQQQQQNPQQTSSNQSQHVTSISISSPPSTPPEKPLIFQRGNYITTLVGGKPIELMGDDMASIQTPPGHVTKTLIKENTHIDLRDRMSHMYSMPSKSLSASKISINSDSAYMQHHRREKERHRDRQHRERPRDPLQLQQQLHREHLMSTHARSVEHLNHYNGLDRRRDTPRQSESNTLRARLPSDMRSVKSLDFDSENESKPATETRTTRPTPPKKPLRLSLQRAQSLQTVELHPCADIERKRPMKRVHHNNNNKGGGSPTGEGQTMLIENCSPMHTASLGRHKLI, from the exons ACCATTCTCAATCCGAAGGGTTGTGGCAGTGCCGTCAAGTACAGTCTGCACTCGACTGCAGAGACGAACCAGGAGACTGCCAGTACCACGACCACCTCCACCCATTGTTCCACCACCGGAAGAAGGCGCAAGGGTGGCTCCCTGGGCGGTACTCTCTCCTCGCGATCGACGCGCAGCGAATCCAAGGAACTGCGATCGGCTCTCCAGGATCGGGAGGCTGTTATCCAGAATCTGCGTATCCAGCTATGTCTGGGCAAGCTGCCACGTCCCACGGGACCACCGCTGGATGAGTCGGAGAAGCCGGCGGCTGAGCAAAAACTAAACAGACTGAAGACCGAGGCGGAGAATAAGCGAATTAAGATCAAGAATCTAAAGAGCGCCCTGGAGAAGCTGGACATCACAGA CAACATAGACATCCGCATCCGTCAAGCTGAATTGGAATACGCACTCGGCAGAGAAGAACTCCAGATGCTCTCGATTGTGGAGGAGGCTCGCGCCTTGCAGGCACGTCTGGAAAAGTCCAAGCCCGAGGCCCAGACCCTCTACAACATCATCAGCTCTGGAGTCTCCCTGAGTCTGCACGCCGTGCATGCCACCTCTGGGAGATGGGCAGTTCAACAGAGGACAGACCAGCCTGGTTTCTACGTAGAATGGGCTTTAGAGGGCGATGGCTTGTACAAGGGCGATCGCATTTTGGAGATCAACGGACGACTGGTAACCGGAAAATCCAAGGAAGAGCTGCAAAAGCAAGTAGGAAACTCTGGCAAGTGTCAGATGGTGGTACTCCGCAAGAAGTCCGTACCTATACCACAAAAGCAACTCGACCAGGAGAAGGAGAACAACATGAGGCTGCAGCATCGCATATCGTACCTGGAGGAGCAGGTGCGGGAACTACAGACAGTCAAGGAGCATCATCCAtcgcaccagcagcagcagcagcagcaacagcaaaatcCGCAGCAGACATCCTCGAATCAATCTCAGCATGTGACTAGCATCAGCATATCATCACCTCCATCAACACCGCCCGAGAAACCGCTGATCTTCCAGCGCGGCAACTATATTACCACTTTGGTGGGTGGCAAACCCATCGAGCTGATGGGTGACGACATGGCCTCCATACAAACCCCTCCCGGACATGTAACCAAAACACTGATTAAGGAGAATACCCACATCGATTTGAGAGATCGAATGTCGCACATGTACTCCATGCCCTCCAAGTCGCTGTCCGCCTCGAAGATCTCGATTAACAGCGATTCTGCCTATATGCAGCACCATCGGCGTGAGAAGGAGCGCCATCGGGATCGCCAGCACCGGGAACGCCCCAGAGATCCTCTCCAGCTACAGCAACAACTGCATCGCGAACATCTCATgagcacacacgcacgcagTGTGGAGCACCTGAATCATTACAATGG ACTGGATCGTCGCCGTGACACGCCCCGACAAAGTGAGTCGAACACACTTCGAGCCCGCCTGCCTAGCGATATGAGGAGTGTAAAATCCCTGGATTTCGATAGCGAAAACGAATCGAAGCCTGCGACTGAGACGCGTACCACTAGACCCACTCCCCCCAAGAAACCCCTCCGACTGTCGCTGCAACGAGCCCAAAGTCTGCAGACCGTAGAGCTGCACCCCTGTGCGGATATCGAACGAAAGCGGCCCATGAAGAGGgtccaccacaacaacaacaacaaaggtgGAGGATCACCGACTGGAGAGGGCCAGACCATGCTCATCGAGAACTGCAGTCCCATGCACACGGCCTCCCTCGGCAGACACAAGCTCATCTAG